One Vulpes lagopus strain Blue_001 chromosome 17, ASM1834538v1, whole genome shotgun sequence DNA segment encodes these proteins:
- the THPO gene encoding thrombopoietin isoform X1 — MELTELLLVVMLLLTARLDPCLPAPPACDPRLLNKMLRDSHVLHSRLSQCPDVYPLSTPVLLPAVDFSLGEWKTQKEQTKAQDVLGAVALLLDGVLAARGQLGPSCLSSLLGQLSGQVRLLLGALQGLLGTQLPPQGRTTTHKDPNAIFLSFQQLLRGKVRFLLLVAGPTLCAKQSQPTTAVPSNTSLFLTLRKLPNRTSGLLETNSSISARTTGSGLLKRLQGFRAKIPGLLNQTSRSLKQTPGHLSRTHGPLNGTHGLLPGLSLTALGAPDIPLGTSDMDALPPNLWPRYSPSPVHPPPGQYTLFSPLPTSPIPQNPLQPPPPDPSATANSTSPLQIAAHPHFQNLSQEE; from the exons ATGGAGCTGACTG AGCTGCTCCTCGTGGTCATGCTTCTCCTAACTGCAAGACTGGATCCATgcctcccagctcctcctgccTGTGACCCCCGTCTCCTAAATAAAATGCTTCGTGACTCCCATGTCCTTCACAGCAGATTG AGCCAGTGTCCAGACGTTTACCCTTTGTCCACACCCGTCCTGCTGCCTGCTGTGGACTTTAGCTTGGgagaatggaaaacccagaag GAGCAGACCAAGGCACAGGACGTTTTGGGAGCTGTAGCCCTTCTCCTGGATGGCGTCCTGGCAGCGCGGGGACAACTGGGAccctcctgcctctcttcccttctgGGACAGCTTTCTGGACAGGTCCGCCTCCTCCTTGGGGCCCTGCAGGGCCTCCTTGGAACCCAG CTTCCTCCACAGGGCAGGACCACAACTCACAAGGATCCCAATGCCATATTCCTGAGCTTCCAACAACTGCTCCGAGGAAAGGTGCGCTTCCTGCTGCTTGTAGCAGGGCCCACCCTCTGTGCCAAGCAGAGCCAACCCACTACAGCTGTCCCAAGCAATACCTCCCTATTCCTCACACTGCGCAAGCTCCCAAACAGGACTTCTGGATTGTTGGAGACAAACTCCAGCATCTCAGCCAGAACTACTGGCTCTGGACTTCTGAAGAGGCTGCAGGGATTCAGAGCCAAGATTCCTGGTCTGCTGAACCAAACCTCCAGGTCCCTAAAACAAACCCCTGGACACCTGAGCAGGACACATGGACCCTTGAATGGAACTCATGGACTCCTTCCTGGACTCTCACTCACGGCCCTAGGAGCCCCAGACATCCCTCTAGGAACTTCAGATATGGACGCCCTGCCACCCAACCTCTGGCCCAGATACTCTCCTTCCCCAGTCCATCCTCCTCCTGGGCAATACACACTCTTCTCCCCTTTACCCACCTCGCCCATCCCCCAGAACCCGCTCCAACCTCCACCTCCTGACCCCTCCGCCACAGCCAACTCTACCAGTCCTCTTCAAATTGCAGCCCACCCTCACTTCCAGAATCTGTCTCAGGAGGAGTAA
- the THPO gene encoding thrombopoietin isoform X3, which produces MELTELLLVVMLLLTARLDPCLPAPPACDPRLLNKMLRDSHVLHSRLSQCPDVYPLSTPVLLPAVDFSLGEWKTQKEQTKAQDVLGAVALLLDGVLAARGQLGPSCLSSLLGQLSGQVRLLLGALQGLLGTQDHNSQGSQCHIPELPTTAPRKGALPAACSRAHPLCQAEPTHYSCPKQYLPIPHTAQAPKQDFWIVGDKLQHLSQNYWLWTSEEAAGIQSQDSWSAEPNLQVPKTNPWTPEQDTWTLEWNSWTPSWTLTHGPRSPRHPSRNFRYGRPATQPLAQILSFPSPSSSWAIHTLLPFTHLAHPPEPAPTSTS; this is translated from the exons ATGGAGCTGACTG AGCTGCTCCTCGTGGTCATGCTTCTCCTAACTGCAAGACTGGATCCATgcctcccagctcctcctgccTGTGACCCCCGTCTCCTAAATAAAATGCTTCGTGACTCCCATGTCCTTCACAGCAGATTG AGCCAGTGTCCAGACGTTTACCCTTTGTCCACACCCGTCCTGCTGCCTGCTGTGGACTTTAGCTTGGgagaatggaaaacccagaag GAGCAGACCAAGGCACAGGACGTTTTGGGAGCTGTAGCCCTTCTCCTGGATGGCGTCCTGGCAGCGCGGGGACAACTGGGAccctcctgcctctcttcccttctgGGACAGCTTTCTGGACAGGTCCGCCTCCTCCTTGGGGCCCTGCAGGGCCTCCTTGGAACCCAG GACCACAACTCACAAGGATCCCAATGCCATATTCCTGAGCTTCCAACAACTGCTCCGAGGAAAGGTGCGCTTCCTGCTGCTTGTAGCAGGGCCCACCCTCTGTGCCAAGCAGAGCCAACCCACTACAGCTGTCCCAAGCAATACCTCCCTATTCCTCACACTGCGCAAGCTCCCAAACAGGACTTCTGGATTGTTGGAGACAAACTCCAGCATCTCAGCCAGAACTACTGGCTCTGGACTTCTGAAGAGGCTGCAGGGATTCAGAGCCAAGATTCCTGGTCTGCTGAACCAAACCTCCAGGTCCCTAAAACAAACCCCTGGACACCTGAGCAGGACACATGGACCCTTGAATGGAACTCATGGACTCCTTCCTGGACTCTCACTCACGGCCCTAGGAGCCCCAGACATCCCTCTAGGAACTTCAGATATGGACGCCCTGCCACCCAACCTCTGGCCCAGATACTCTCCTTCCCCAGTCCATCCTCCTCCTGGGCAATACACACTCTTCTCCCCTTTACCCACCTCGCCCATCCCCCAGAACCCGCTCCAACCTCCACCTCCTGA
- the THPO gene encoding thrombopoietin isoform X2 — protein MELTELLLVVMLLLTARLDPCLPAPPACDPRLLNKMLRDSHVLHSRLSQCPDVYPLSTPVLLPAVDFSLGEWKTQKEQTKAQDVLGAVALLLDGVLAARGQLGPSCLSSLLGQLSGQVRLLLGALQGLLGTQGRTTTHKDPNAIFLSFQQLLRGKVRFLLLVAGPTLCAKQSQPTTAVPSNTSLFLTLRKLPNRTSGLLETNSSISARTTGSGLLKRLQGFRAKIPGLLNQTSRSLKQTPGHLSRTHGPLNGTHGLLPGLSLTALGAPDIPLGTSDMDALPPNLWPRYSPSPVHPPPGQYTLFSPLPTSPIPQNPLQPPPPDPSATANSTSPLQIAAHPHFQNLSQEE, from the exons ATGGAGCTGACTG AGCTGCTCCTCGTGGTCATGCTTCTCCTAACTGCAAGACTGGATCCATgcctcccagctcctcctgccTGTGACCCCCGTCTCCTAAATAAAATGCTTCGTGACTCCCATGTCCTTCACAGCAGATTG AGCCAGTGTCCAGACGTTTACCCTTTGTCCACACCCGTCCTGCTGCCTGCTGTGGACTTTAGCTTGGgagaatggaaaacccagaag GAGCAGACCAAGGCACAGGACGTTTTGGGAGCTGTAGCCCTTCTCCTGGATGGCGTCCTGGCAGCGCGGGGACAACTGGGAccctcctgcctctcttcccttctgGGACAGCTTTCTGGACAGGTCCGCCTCCTCCTTGGGGCCCTGCAGGGCCTCCTTGGAACCCAG GGCAGGACCACAACTCACAAGGATCCCAATGCCATATTCCTGAGCTTCCAACAACTGCTCCGAGGAAAGGTGCGCTTCCTGCTGCTTGTAGCAGGGCCCACCCTCTGTGCCAAGCAGAGCCAACCCACTACAGCTGTCCCAAGCAATACCTCCCTATTCCTCACACTGCGCAAGCTCCCAAACAGGACTTCTGGATTGTTGGAGACAAACTCCAGCATCTCAGCCAGAACTACTGGCTCTGGACTTCTGAAGAGGCTGCAGGGATTCAGAGCCAAGATTCCTGGTCTGCTGAACCAAACCTCCAGGTCCCTAAAACAAACCCCTGGACACCTGAGCAGGACACATGGACCCTTGAATGGAACTCATGGACTCCTTCCTGGACTCTCACTCACGGCCCTAGGAGCCCCAGACATCCCTCTAGGAACTTCAGATATGGACGCCCTGCCACCCAACCTCTGGCCCAGATACTCTCCTTCCCCAGTCCATCCTCCTCCTGGGCAATACACACTCTTCTCCCCTTTACCCACCTCGCCCATCCCCCAGAACCCGCTCCAACCTCCACCTCCTGACCCCTCCGCCACAGCCAACTCTACCAGTCCTCTTCAAATTGCAGCCCACCCTCACTTCCAGAATCTGTCTCAGGAGGAGTAA
- the POLR2H gene encoding DNA-directed RNA polymerases I, II, and III subunit RPABC3 isoform X1, translating to MAGILFEDIFDVKDIDPEGKKFDRVSRLHCESESFKMDLILDVNIQIYPVDLGDKFRLVIASTLYEDGTLDDGEYNPTDDRPSRADQFEYVMYGKVYRIEGDETSTEAATRLSAYVSYGGLLMRLQGDANNLHGFEVDSRVYLLMKKLAF from the exons ATGGCGGGCATCCTGTTTGAGGATATTTTCGATGTGAAAGACATTGACCCGGAGGGCAAGAAGTTTGACCGAG TGTCTCGGCTACATTGTGAGAGTGAATCTTTCAAAATGGACCTGATCTTAGATGTAAACATTCAGATTTACCCTGTAGACTTGG GTGACAAGTTCCGGTTGGTCATAGCCAGTACATTATATGAAGATGGTACCCTGGATGACGGTGAATACAACCCCACAGATGATAGGCCTTCCAG GGCTGACCAGTTTGAGTATGTAATGTATGGGAAAGTATACAGAATTGAGGGCGACGAAACTTCTACTGAAGCAGCAACGCGTCT CTCTGCCTATGTGTCCTATGGTGGCCTGCTCATGAGGCTGCAGGGTGATGCCAACAACCTGCATGGATTTGAAGTGGATTCCAGAGTTTATCTGCTGATGAAGAAACTGGCATTCTGA
- the POLR2H gene encoding DNA-directed RNA polymerases I, II, and III subunit RPABC3 isoform X2, with protein MSRLHCESESFKMDLILDVNIQIYPVDLGDKFRLVIASTLYEDGTLDDGEYNPTDDRPSRADQFEYVMYGKVYRIEGDETSTEAATRLSAYVSYGGLLMRLQGDANNLHGFEVDSRVYLLMKKLAF; from the exons A TGTCTCGGCTACATTGTGAGAGTGAATCTTTCAAAATGGACCTGATCTTAGATGTAAACATTCAGATTTACCCTGTAGACTTGG GTGACAAGTTCCGGTTGGTCATAGCCAGTACATTATATGAAGATGGTACCCTGGATGACGGTGAATACAACCCCACAGATGATAGGCCTTCCAG GGCTGACCAGTTTGAGTATGTAATGTATGGGAAAGTATACAGAATTGAGGGCGACGAAACTTCTACTGAAGCAGCAACGCGTCT CTCTGCCTATGTGTCCTATGGTGGCCTGCTCATGAGGCTGCAGGGTGATGCCAACAACCTGCATGGATTTGAAGTGGATTCCAGAGTTTATCTGCTGATGAAGAAACTGGCATTCTGA
- the CLCN2 gene encoding chloride channel protein 2 → MAAAGAAAAAAEGMEPRALQYEQTLMYGRYTQDLGAFAKEEAARIRLGGPETWRGPPSSRAPPELLEYGQSRCARCRICSVRCHKFLVSRVGEDWIFLVLLGLLMALVSWAMDYAIAACLQAQQWMSRGLNTSLFLQYLAWVTYPIVLITFSAGFTQILAPQAVGSGIPEMKTILRGVVLKEYLTLKTFVAKVIGLTCALGSGMPLGKEGPFVHIASMCAALLSKFLSLFGGIYENESRNTEMLAAACAVGVGCCFAAPIGGVLFSIEVTSTFFAVRNYWRGFFAATFSAFIFRVLAVWNRDEETITALFKTRFRLDFPFDLQELPAFAVIGIASGFGGALFVYLNRKIVQVMRKQKTINRFLMKKRLLFPALVTLLISTLTFPPGFGQFMAGQLSQKETLVTLFDNRTWVRQGLMEELEPPGTSQAWSPPRANVFLTLVIFILMKFWMSALATTIPVPCGAFMPVFVIGAAFGRLVGESMAAWFPDGIHTDSSTYRIVPGGYAVVGAAALAGAVTHTVSTAVIVFELTGQIAHILPVMIAVILANAVAQSLQPSLYDSIIRIKKLPYLPELGWGRHQQYRMRVEDIMVRDVPHVALSCTFRDLRLALHRTKGRMLALVESPESMILLGSIERSQVVALLGAQLSPARRRQYMQERRAAQTSPPSDQESPPSPETSVRFQVNTEDPGFPAARGETHKPLKPALKRGPSNAMKFGESPTGSMEQAGIALRSLFCGSPPPEAASELEKSESCEKRKLKRVRISLASDSDLESEMTPEEILEWEEQQLDEPVNFSDCKIDPAPFQLVERTSLHKTHTIFSLLGVDHAYVTSIGRLIGIVTLKELRKAIEGSVTAQGVKVRPPLASFRDSATSSSDTETTEVHALWGPRSHHGLPREGSPSDSDDKCQ, encoded by the exons ATGGCGGCCGctggggccgcggcggcggcggcggaagGGATGGAGCCGCGGGCGCTGCAGTACGAGCAGACCCTG ATGTATGGCCGCTATACTCAGGACCTTGGGGCCTTCGCCAAAGAGGAAGCTGCTCGGATTCGCCTGGGAGGGCCTGAGACCTGGAGGGGTCCACCTTCTTCTCGGGCTCCCCCGGAGCTCCTGGAATATGGACAAAGCCGTTGTGCCCGATGCCGCA TCTGTTCCGTACGCTGCCATAAGTTCCTAGTGTCCAGGGTTGGTGAAGACTGGATCTTCCTGGTCTTGCTGGGGCTTCTCATGGCTCTGGTTAGCTGGGCCATGGACTATGCCATCGCTGCCTGTCTACAGG CCCAACAGTGGATGTCCCGGGGCTTGAACACCAGCCTCTTTCTCCAGTACCTGGCCTGGGTCACCTACCCCATTGTCCTCATCACCTTCTCAGCTGGATTCACACAGATCCTGGCTCCTCAGGCTGTCG GGTCCGGCATCCCTGAGATGAAGACCATCTTGCGGGGAGTAGTGCTGAAGGAATACCTCACCCTGAAGACCTTTGTAGCTAAGGTCATCGGGCTGACCTGTGCCCTCGGCAGTGGGATGCCCCTTGGCAAAGAG ggccctTTTGTGCATATCGCCAGCATGTGTGCTGCTCTGCTCAGcaagtttctctccctctttggGGGCATCTATGAG AATGAGTCCCGGAACACAGAGATGCTGGCCGCTGCCTGTGCCGTGGGAGTAGGCTGCTGCTTTGCGGCACCTATTGGAG gcgtcctattCAGCATCGAGGTCACCTCCACCTTCTTCGCCGTGCGGAACTACTGGCGGGGCTTCTTTGCTGCCACCTTCAGTGCCTTCATCTTCCGGGTCTTGGCAGTCTGGAACCGTGATGAAG agACCATTACAGCTCTCTTCAAAACCCGATTCCGGCTTGACTTCCCCTTCGACCTCCAGGAGCTGCCAGCCTTTGCTGTCATTGG tATTGCCAGTGGCTTTGGGGGAGCGCTCTTTGTCTACTTGAACAGGAAGATTGTCCAGGTGATGCGGAAGCAGAAAACCATCAACCGCTTCCTTATGAAGAA ACGCCTGCTCTTCCCGGCTCTGGTGACCCTGCTCATCTCCACTCTGACTTTCCCCCCTGGCTTTGGACAGTTCATGGCCGGACAG CTCTCACAGAAAGAAACTCTGGTCACCCTGTTTGACAACCGGACATGGGTCCGCCAGGGCCTGATGGAGGAGCTAGAGCCACCAGGAACCTCACAGGCCTGGAGCCCACCACGTGCCAACGTCTTCCTCACCTTGGTCATCTTCATTCTCATGAAG TTCTGGATGTCTGCACTGGCCACCACCATCCCGGTGCCCTGCGGGGCCTTCATGCCGGTCTTTGTTATCG GAGCAGCATTTGGGCGTCTGGTGGGCGAAAGTATGGCTGCTTGGTTCCCAGACGGGATTCACACTGACAGCAGCACTTACCGGATCGTTCCTGGGGGCTATGCAGTGGTGG GGGCAGCTGCACTGGCAGGAGCAGTGACACACACAGTGTCCACAGCCGTGATCGTGTTCGAGCTCACGGGCCAGATTGCCCACATCCTACCTGTCATGATCGCCGTCATCCTGGCCAACGCCGTTGCCCAGAGCCTACAGCCCTCACTCTATGACAGCATCATCCGGATCAAGAAACTGCCCTATCTGCCTGAGCTGGGCTGGGGCCGCCACCA GCAGTACCGGATGCGAGTGGAGGACATCATGGTGCGGGATGTTCCCCATGTGGCCCTCAGCTGCACCTTCCGGGACCTTCGGTTGGCACTGCACAGAACCAAGGGCCGCATGTTGGCCCTTGTAGAGTCCCCTG AGTCCATGATCCTCCTGGGCTCCATTGAGCGCTCGCAGGTGGTGGCATTGCTGGgggcccagctgagcccagcccgcCGAAGGCAGTACATGCAAGAGCGTCGAGCTGCCCAGACCTCTCCACCATCTGATCAGGAGAGTCCCCCTAGCCCTGAGACCTCCGTCCGCTTCCAA GTGAACACAGAGGACCCCGGTTTCCCTGCAGCCCGGGGAGAGACTCACAAGCCCCTGAAGCCTGCTCTCAAGAGGGGGCCCAGCAATGCCATGAAATTTGGGGAGAGTCCCACAG GCAGCATGGAGCAGGCAGGCATTGCCCTCAGGAGCCTCTTCTGTGGCAGTCCACCCCCCGAGGCTGCTTCAGAG TTGGAGAAGTCGGAATCCTGTGAGAAGCGCAAGCTGAAGCGGGTCCGAATCTCCCTGGCG AGTGACTCAGACCTGGAAAGCGAGATGACTCCTGAGGAG ATTCTGGAGTGGGAGGAACAACAGCTAGACGAACCTGTCAACTTCAGTGACTGCAAGATTGACCCTGCCCCGTTCCAGCTGGTGGAGCGGACCTCTTTGCACAAG ACTCACACCATCTTCTCACTCCTGGGAGTGGACCATGCTTATGTCACCAGTATTGGCAGACTCATTGGGATTGTCACGCTAAAGGAG CTCCGGAAGGCCATAGAGGGCTCTGTCACAGCACAGGGCGTCAAAGTCCGGCCACCCCTCGCCAGCTTCCGCGACAGTGCCACCAGCAGCAGCGACACAGAAACCACGGAGGTGCATGCACTCTGGGGGCCCCGCTCCCATCATGGCCTCCCCCGGGAGGGGAGCCCTTCTGACAGCGATGACAAGTGCCAATGA
- the FAM131A gene encoding protein FAM131A isoform X3, which translates to MLPKSRRALTIQEIAALARSSLHGISQVVKDHVTKPTAMAQGRVAHLIEWKGWSKPSDSPAALESAFSSYSDLSEGEQEARFAAGVAEQFAIAEAKLRAWSSVDGEDSTDESYDEDFTGGTDSDMAGQLPLGPHLQDLFTGHRFSRPMRQGSVEPESDCSQTVSPETLCSSLCSLEDGLLGSPARLASQLLGDELLLAKLPPSRESAFRSLGPLEAQDSLYNSPLMESCLSPAEEEPAPCKDCQPLCPPPVGSWERQRQASDVASSGVVSLDEDEAQPEEQ; encoded by the exons ATGCTGCCCAAGTCCCGGAGAGCCCTAACTATCCAGGAGATTGCTGCACTGGCCAGATCCTCCCTGCATG GTATTTCTCAGGTGGTGAAGGACCACGTGACCAAGCCCACGGCCATGGCCCAGGGCCGAGTGGCTCACCTCATTGAGTGGAAGGGCTGGAGCAAGCCAAGTGATTCACCTGCTGCCCTGGAATCAGCCTTTTCCTCCTATTCGGACCTCAGTGAGGGTGAACAAGAGGCTCGCTTTGCAGCAG GAGTGGCTGAGCAATTTGCCATTGCAGAAGCCAAGCTTCGGGCGTGGTCTTCAGTGGATGGTGAGGACTCCACTGATGAATCCTATGATGAGGACTTTACTGGAGGAACTGACTCAG atATGGCTGGGCAGCTGCCCCTGGGGCCCCACCTCCAGGATCTCTTCACGGGCCACCGATTCTCCAGGCCTATGCGCCAGGGCTCTGTGGAGCCTGAGAGCGACTGCTCGCAGACCGTGTCCCCAGAGACCCTGTGCTCCAGTCTGTGCAGCCTAGAGGACGGGTTGCTGGGCTCCCCAGCCCGCCTGGCCTCCCAGCTGCTGGGCGACGAGCTGCTCCTCGCCAAACTGCCCCCCAGCCGGGAAAGTGCCTTCCGTAGCCTGGGCCCATTGGAGGCCCAGGACTCGCTCTACAACTCGCCCCTCATGGAGTCCTGCCTTTCCCCCGCCGAGGAGGAGCCAGCCCCCTGCAAGGACTGCCAGCCTCTCTGTCCGCCGCCAGTGGGCAGCTGGGAACGGCAGCGGCAAGCCTCTGATGTAGCTTCTTCTGGGGTGGTGTCCTTAGACGAGGATGAGGCACAGCCGGAGGAACAGTGA
- the FAM131A gene encoding protein FAM131A isoform X1 has translation MPMISVLGKMFLWQREGPGGRWTCQTSRRVASDPAWAVEWIELPRGLSLSSLGSARTLRGWSRSSRPSSVDSQDLPEVNVGDTVAMLPKSRRALTIQEIAALARSSLHGISQVVKDHVTKPTAMAQGRVAHLIEWKGWSKPSDSPAALESAFSSYSDLSEGEQEARFAAGVAEQFAIAEAKLRAWSSVDGEDSTDESYDEDFTGGTDSDMAGQLPLGPHLQDLFTGHRFSRPMRQGSVEPESDCSQTVSPETLCSSLCSLEDGLLGSPARLASQLLGDELLLAKLPPSRESAFRSLGPLEAQDSLYNSPLMESCLSPAEEEPAPCKDCQPLCPPPVGSWERQRQASDVASSGVVSLDEDEAQPEEQ, from the exons ATGCCTATGATTTCTGTGCTGGGCAAAATGTTTCTGTGGCAGCGTGAAGGGCCTGGAGGACGATGGACTTGTCAGACAAGTCGCAGAG tgGCCTCGGACCCTGCTTGGGCTGTGGAGTGGATCGAACTTCCTCGGGGCCTCTCTCTATCTTCCTTGGGATCTGCTCGGACCCTCCGAGGCTGGAGCCGGTCCTCCCGCCCTTCCTCCGTGGACAGCCAGGACTTGCCAGAG GTGAATGTTGGAGACACAGTCGCGATGCTGCCCAAGTCCCGGAGAGCCCTAACTATCCAGGAGATTGCTGCACTGGCCAGATCCTCCCTGCATG GTATTTCTCAGGTGGTGAAGGACCACGTGACCAAGCCCACGGCCATGGCCCAGGGCCGAGTGGCTCACCTCATTGAGTGGAAGGGCTGGAGCAAGCCAAGTGATTCACCTGCTGCCCTGGAATCAGCCTTTTCCTCCTATTCGGACCTCAGTGAGGGTGAACAAGAGGCTCGCTTTGCAGCAG GAGTGGCTGAGCAATTTGCCATTGCAGAAGCCAAGCTTCGGGCGTGGTCTTCAGTGGATGGTGAGGACTCCACTGATGAATCCTATGATGAGGACTTTACTGGAGGAACTGACTCAG atATGGCTGGGCAGCTGCCCCTGGGGCCCCACCTCCAGGATCTCTTCACGGGCCACCGATTCTCCAGGCCTATGCGCCAGGGCTCTGTGGAGCCTGAGAGCGACTGCTCGCAGACCGTGTCCCCAGAGACCCTGTGCTCCAGTCTGTGCAGCCTAGAGGACGGGTTGCTGGGCTCCCCAGCCCGCCTGGCCTCCCAGCTGCTGGGCGACGAGCTGCTCCTCGCCAAACTGCCCCCCAGCCGGGAAAGTGCCTTCCGTAGCCTGGGCCCATTGGAGGCCCAGGACTCGCTCTACAACTCGCCCCTCATGGAGTCCTGCCTTTCCCCCGCCGAGGAGGAGCCAGCCCCCTGCAAGGACTGCCAGCCTCTCTGTCCGCCGCCAGTGGGCAGCTGGGAACGGCAGCGGCAAGCCTCTGATGTAGCTTCTTCTGGGGTGGTGTCCTTAGACGAGGATGAGGCACAGCCGGAGGAACAGTGA
- the FAM131A gene encoding protein FAM131A isoform X2: MGCIGSRSPAGQVASDPAWAVEWIELPRGLSLSSLGSARTLRGWSRSSRPSSVDSQDLPEVNVGDTVAMLPKSRRALTIQEIAALARSSLHGISQVVKDHVTKPTAMAQGRVAHLIEWKGWSKPSDSPAALESAFSSYSDLSEGEQEARFAAGVAEQFAIAEAKLRAWSSVDGEDSTDESYDEDFTGGTDSDMAGQLPLGPHLQDLFTGHRFSRPMRQGSVEPESDCSQTVSPETLCSSLCSLEDGLLGSPARLASQLLGDELLLAKLPPSRESAFRSLGPLEAQDSLYNSPLMESCLSPAEEEPAPCKDCQPLCPPPVGSWERQRQASDVASSGVVSLDEDEAQPEEQ; the protein is encoded by the exons ATGGGCTGTATCGGCTCTCGGAGTCCGGCGGGTCAGG tgGCCTCGGACCCTGCTTGGGCTGTGGAGTGGATCGAACTTCCTCGGGGCCTCTCTCTATCTTCCTTGGGATCTGCTCGGACCCTCCGAGGCTGGAGCCGGTCCTCCCGCCCTTCCTCCGTGGACAGCCAGGACTTGCCAGAG GTGAATGTTGGAGACACAGTCGCGATGCTGCCCAAGTCCCGGAGAGCCCTAACTATCCAGGAGATTGCTGCACTGGCCAGATCCTCCCTGCATG GTATTTCTCAGGTGGTGAAGGACCACGTGACCAAGCCCACGGCCATGGCCCAGGGCCGAGTGGCTCACCTCATTGAGTGGAAGGGCTGGAGCAAGCCAAGTGATTCACCTGCTGCCCTGGAATCAGCCTTTTCCTCCTATTCGGACCTCAGTGAGGGTGAACAAGAGGCTCGCTTTGCAGCAG GAGTGGCTGAGCAATTTGCCATTGCAGAAGCCAAGCTTCGGGCGTGGTCTTCAGTGGATGGTGAGGACTCCACTGATGAATCCTATGATGAGGACTTTACTGGAGGAACTGACTCAG atATGGCTGGGCAGCTGCCCCTGGGGCCCCACCTCCAGGATCTCTTCACGGGCCACCGATTCTCCAGGCCTATGCGCCAGGGCTCTGTGGAGCCTGAGAGCGACTGCTCGCAGACCGTGTCCCCAGAGACCCTGTGCTCCAGTCTGTGCAGCCTAGAGGACGGGTTGCTGGGCTCCCCAGCCCGCCTGGCCTCCCAGCTGCTGGGCGACGAGCTGCTCCTCGCCAAACTGCCCCCCAGCCGGGAAAGTGCCTTCCGTAGCCTGGGCCCATTGGAGGCCCAGGACTCGCTCTACAACTCGCCCCTCATGGAGTCCTGCCTTTCCCCCGCCGAGGAGGAGCCAGCCCCCTGCAAGGACTGCCAGCCTCTCTGTCCGCCGCCAGTGGGCAGCTGGGAACGGCAGCGGCAAGCCTCTGATGTAGCTTCTTCTGGGGTGGTGTCCTTAGACGAGGATGAGGCACAGCCGGAGGAACAGTGA